Proteins from a single region of Peromyscus eremicus chromosome 9, PerEre_H2_v1, whole genome shotgun sequence:
- the Parp2 gene encoding poly [ADP-ribose] polymerase 2 translates to MAPPRRRSGGRRRASEGLNEAKRVNNGNKAADDSPAGKKMRTCQRKGPVAGGKDADGTNGKQDSVKALLLKGKAPVDPECTAKVGKAHVYCEGDDVYDVMLNQTNLQFNNNKYYLIQLLEDDAQKNFSVWMRWGRVGKTGQHSLVACSGDLNKAKEIFQKKFLDKTKNNWEDRENFEKVPGKYDMLQMDYSASVQDEDKTKQEEPLETAKPESQLDLRVQELIKLICNVQTMEEMMIEMKYDTKKAPLGKLTAMQIKAGYQSLKKIEDCIRTGQHGRALLEACNEFYTRIPHDFGLSIPPVIRTEKELSEKVQLLEALGDIEIALKLVKSERQSSEHPLDQHYRNLHCALRPLDHESYEFKVISQYLQSTHAPTHKDYTMTLLDVFEVEKEGEKEVFRKDLPNRMLLWHGSRLSNWVGILSHGLRVAPPEAPITGYMFGKGIYFADMSSKSANYCFASRLNNTGLLLLSEVALGQCNELLEANPKAEGLLQGKHSTKGLGKMAPNPTHFVTLNGSTVPLGPASDTGILNPEGYTLNYNEFIVYSPNQVHMRYLLKIQFNFLQLW, encoded by the exons ATGGCGCCGCCGCGGCGGAGATCCGGCGGCCGGAGGCGAG CTTCTGAAGGGCTAAATGAAGCCAAGAGAGTTAATAATGGCAACAAAGCAGCAGACGACTCTCCTGCTGGCAAGAAGATGCGCACATGCCAGAGGAAGGGGCCCGTGGCTGGAGGAAAGGATGCAGATGGGACAAACGGCAAACAAG ACTCAGTGAAGGCCTTGCTGTTAAAGGGCAAAGCTCCTGTGGACCCAGAGTGTACAGCCAAGGTGGGAAAG gctCATGTGTATTGTGAAGGAGATGATGTCTATGATGTCATGCTAAATCAA ACCAATCTGCAGTTCAACAACAACAAGTACTATCTTATTCAGCTCTTAGAAGATGATGCCCAGAAGAACTTCAGTGTTTGGATGAGGTGGGGCCGAG TTGGGAAAACGGGGCAGCACAGCTTGGTGGCTTGTTCTGGTGACCTCaacaaagcaaaggaaatatttcagaaaaa ATTCCtggacaaaaccaaaaacaattggGAGGACCGTGAGAACTTTGAGAAAGTACCTGGAAAATACGACATGTTACAGATGGACTATAGTGCCAGTGTGCAG GATGAAGATAAAACAAAGCAAGAGGAGCCTCTTGAAACTGCGAAGCCAGAGTCACAGCTGGATCTTCGAGTCCAGGAGCTGATAAAGTTGATCTGTAATGTGCAGACAATGGAGGAGATGATGATAGAAATGAAGTATGACACCAAGAAAGCCCCACTCG GAAAGCTGACGGCGATGCAAATCAAGGCAGGGTACCAGTCTCTCAAGAAGATTGAGGATTGTATTCGGACCGGCCAGCATGGGCGAGCTCTTCTTGAAGCATGCAATGAGTTCTACACCAGGATCCCACATGACTTCGG ACTCTCTATCCCTCCAGTGATCCGGACAGAGAAAGAACTGTCGGAGAAAGTACAGCTGCTGGAG GCGCTGGGAGACATTGAAATTGCCCTGAAACTGGTGAAGTCAGAGCGCCAAAGCTCAGAACACCCCCTGGACCAGCACTATAGAAACCTCCATTGTGCGTTGCGTCCTCTGGACCATGAAAGCTACGAGTTCAAA GTGATTTCTCAGTACCTACAGTCTACCCATGCTCCTACTCACAAGGACTACACTATGACCTTGCTGGATGTTTTTGAagtagagaaggaaggggaaaaagaagtCTTCAGAAAGGACCTTCCTAACAG GATGCTACTCTGGCACGGTTCCAGGCTGAGTAACTGGGTGGGGATCCTGAGCCATGGGCTTCGAGTTGCCCCACCTGAGGCTCCCATCACAGGTTATATG TTTGGGAAAGGAATCTATTTTGCTGACATGTCTTCCAAGAGTGCCAATTATTGCTTTGCCTCTCGCCTGAACAACACAGGACTGCTTCTTCTCTCAGAG GTAGCTCTAGGTCAGTGTAATGAGCTACTGGAGGCTAATCCTAAGGCCGAAGGATTGCTTCAGGGCAAGCATAGCACCAAGGGGCTGGGAAAGATGGCTCCCAACCCTACCCACTTCGTCACCCT GAATGGAAGTACAGTGCCCTTAGGACCAGCAAGTGACACAGGAATTCTCAATCCAGAGGGGTATACCCTCAACTACAATGAGTTTATTGTCTACAGCCCCAACCAGGTCCATATGCGATACCTTCtaaaaattcaatttaattttctgCAGCTGTGGTAA